A genomic region of Carassius carassius chromosome 27, fCarCar2.1, whole genome shotgun sequence contains the following coding sequences:
- the LOC132107315 gene encoding uncharacterized protein LOC132107315, whose amino-acid sequence MRWKGMFSRGFGPRPPPPSLIKGASFLLRAVELTRPSVGMDSKDAHESLESGGGGAGGGGGARCRCSNGRRTAAVFVIQSLLTAACAAFSLNMFFSQQPFPQDNGIFMQMLRLDSDELRFTAIWNKSVYLNNEKRVKLSCAGPYMVYLWACGESYETPTVANLTLKQGDKSFHLQTLRDGGCQEMQSIFMLNEREITLKVGLIEDQFKIKKLFLGLQYMLGSQCFKYPL is encoded by the exons ATGCGTTGGAAGGGGATGTTTTCTCGGGGTTTCGGTCCTCGCCCTCCTCCGCCTTCTCTTATAAAAGGCGCGTCGTTTCTTCTCAGGGCAGTTGAACTCACTCGTCCGTCAGTCGGTATGGACTCAAAGGATGCTCACGAGAGTTTAGAGAGCGGCGGCGGCGGCGCAGGCGGAGGCGGAGGCGCGCGCTGTCGCTGTAGCAACGGGCGGAGGACCGCGGCGGTGTTCGTCATCCAGAGTTTATTAACAGCCGCTTGTGCCGCCTTCAGCCTCAACATGTTCTTCAGCCAGCAGCCC TTTCCACAGGACAATGGGATTTTCATGCAAATGCTCA ggtTAGATTCAGATGAGTTGAGATTCACAGCCATCTGGAACAAGAGTGTGTATCTGAACAATGAGAAGAGGGTGAAGCTGTCCTGTGCAGGACCGTACATGGTCTATCTGTGGGCTTGTGGGGAGAGCTACGAGACTCCGACGGTTGCCAACCTGACGCTGAAACAGGGAGATAAATCGTTCCACCTGCAGACCCTGCGAGACGGGGGGTGCCAGGAGATGCAAAGCATTTTCATGCTTAATGAAAGAGAAATCACGCTGAAAGTTGGACTCATCGAAGACCAATTCAAGATTAAAAAGCTCTTCTTAGGCCTCCAATACATGCTAGGATCCCAGTGCTTCAAGTATCCACTATAG